Proteins encoded together in one Bombiscardovia nodaiensis window:
- a CDS encoding MTA/SAH nucleosidase, translated as MNLSQQSIAIQCALPREAAGFQSALQGREDSEIWGYHLSRGRYCNLDLLVCVGGMGAASSAACAQFLVDHYQPQALIFSGIAGSINPGLHIGDVMVSREQHYAETNTAIIAECPPYQEYFASDPSLVSRATNAAQELGYARIPAVSELLSQGLWDGQVQAPRPGQGRREPGQKANFLVGNLSTSDRFNTSEAALSGLVQAFSADGEAMEEAPAAQICGKCGVPFLCVRGVSNPCGQSYEDLNEQEGDMDLAAQAAAQVTLKLLEGLSPQA; from the coding sequence ATGAACCTATCTCAGCAGTCGATCGCTATCCAATGTGCCCTGCCCAGAGAAGCGGCGGGCTTCCAGAGCGCCTTGCAAGGGCGGGAGGACAGTGAGATCTGGGGTTACCACCTAAGTCGGGGACGCTACTGCAACTTGGATTTGCTGGTCTGTGTGGGCGGCATGGGAGCGGCGAGTTCTGCGGCCTGCGCACAGTTCCTGGTCGACCACTACCAGCCGCAGGCGCTGATTTTTAGCGGTATAGCAGGGTCCATCAATCCCGGGCTACACATAGGCGATGTCATGGTGAGCCGGGAGCAACACTATGCCGAGACCAACACCGCTATCATTGCCGAGTGCCCACCATACCAGGAGTACTTTGCCAGTGACCCGAGCTTGGTGAGTCGGGCCACAAATGCGGCCCAAGAGCTGGGATACGCCCGTATACCGGCTGTCAGCGAGCTCTTGTCCCAGGGCCTGTGGGATGGGCAAGTACAAGCCCCACGGCCAGGCCAGGGCAGGCGGGAACCGGGTCAGAAGGCCAACTTCCTAGTGGGGAACCTGTCAACTAGTGACCGTTTTAACACTAGCGAAGCAGCCTTGAGCGGTTTGGTACAAGCATTTAGCGCTGACGGGGAGGCTATGGAAGAGGCTCCGGCTGCACAAATTTGCGGCAAGTGCGGGGTGCCCTTCTTGTGCGTCCGCGGGGTGAGCAACCCCTGCGGGCAGTCTTACGAGGACTTAAACGAGCAAGAGGGCGACATGGACCTGGCCGCCCAGGCCGCCGCTCAGGTAACGCTCAAACTGCTGGAGGGGCTCAGTCCTCAAGCGTGA
- a CDS encoding cupin: MSLSLDAMSPFAQSLVKRLNLEPHPEGGWYISTWRSSHIDHVSGRPLGSLIYFLLAQGDASAWHKVDADEIWLWHGPAPVLLELGGYGDAPATDPAERQQITLGAQLSDGGSQDEGTEPVGQLLVPEGCWQRTLPSQGDALVSCVVSPGFTFDGFTLED; the protein is encoded by the coding sequence ATGAGCCTGTCCCTAGACGCTATGAGCCCGTTTGCCCAGTCCCTAGTCAAGCGCCTGAACCTGGAGCCCCACCCGGAAGGTGGTTGGTACATCTCCACCTGGCGCAGCAGCCACATAGACCACGTTTCCGGCCGCCCCCTGGGTTCGCTCATCTACTTTCTGTTGGCCCAGGGCGACGCGAGCGCCTGGCACAAGGTGGACGCCGACGAAATTTGGCTCTGGCACGGCCCTGCCCCGGTCCTCTTGGAGCTGGGCGGATACGGCGACGCGCCCGCCACCGACCCTGCCGAGCGCCAGCAAATTACCCTGGGCGCGCAGCTGAGTGACGGCGGCAGCCAGGACGAAGGCACGGAACCCGTAGGCCAGCTGCTAGTGCCCGAAGGCTGCTGGCAGCGCACCCTGCCAAGCCAGGGCGACGCTTTGGTCTCCTGTGTGGTCAGCCCTGGTTTTACCTTCGACGGCTTCACGCTTGAGGACTGA
- a CDS encoding cytosine deaminase has translation MMSSMSSSYNLGLSSAYLEEVSIYTARLVIPVTAPIIVNGSVAVSGKRVLHVGTRSWVQHELKSELAPGARVKEYYWDGILMPGLVNAHTHLQYTGMAAVGRGSYPDFHSWELAFNDVYNDHTRPQAWRHWAMLGARQMVESGTTAAADIVTDLDAAIALSSQGMHGIAYWEVMGWKNKDWNEKGRFQLNLELSRMRREQVTSIGISPHAPYTLDSEPFVDLPGMARRLNMRLHIHLAETPLEASTNPPVLSTYSSPDWQNRYWASYKELKSQGKHASAVQFVDQLGSLGPDVHIAHGVWADEEDRRILRQRQVYVALCPRSNRITNTGKDAPVREYLEEGNALSIGTDSLSSSPSLDLLDECAALYDLARSQGYGKADLSHRLIHMLTLGGAAAMGMHVGANRIGQINAGALADLAFLDIPVRAKTPQELEETLETLVRNGGGKNRATLIAGSLVYGQETLTGSAPEHLS, from the coding sequence ATGATGAGCAGCATGAGCAGTTCATACAATTTGGGCTTGAGCTCAGCCTATTTGGAGGAAGTCAGCATCTACACAGCCCGCCTGGTCATCCCGGTTACGGCGCCCATTATTGTCAACGGTTCGGTGGCCGTCAGCGGCAAGCGCGTGCTGCATGTGGGCACCCGCAGCTGGGTGCAGCACGAACTTAAGAGCGAGCTGGCACCCGGTGCCAGAGTGAAGGAGTATTACTGGGATGGCATCCTGATGCCCGGCCTGGTCAACGCCCACACCCACTTGCAGTACACGGGCATGGCCGCGGTAGGCCGGGGCAGCTACCCCGACTTCCACTCCTGGGAGCTGGCTTTCAACGATGTATACAACGACCACACTCGTCCACAGGCCTGGCGGCATTGGGCTATGCTCGGTGCCCGGCAGATGGTGGAGTCCGGCACCACGGCCGCAGCAGACATCGTCACAGATTTGGACGCGGCCATAGCCTTGAGCTCGCAGGGTATGCACGGCATTGCTTACTGGGAGGTGATGGGCTGGAAGAACAAGGACTGGAACGAAAAAGGGCGCTTCCAGCTCAACCTGGAGCTCTCGCGGATGCGGCGGGAGCAGGTCACTTCCATCGGTATCAGCCCCCACGCGCCCTACACCCTGGACTCCGAGCCTTTTGTGGACCTGCCAGGCATGGCCCGTCGGCTCAATATGCGCCTGCACATCCATCTGGCTGAGACGCCGCTCGAAGCCTCCACCAATCCCCCGGTCCTGTCCACCTATTCCTCTCCCGACTGGCAAAACCGGTATTGGGCTTCCTACAAGGAGCTCAAGAGCCAGGGCAAGCACGCTTCGGCCGTCCAGTTCGTGGACCAGCTGGGATCCCTGGGCCCCGACGTGCACATAGCCCACGGCGTTTGGGCCGACGAAGAGGACCGTCGCATTTTGCGCCAGCGGCAGGTGTACGTGGCCCTGTGCCCGCGCTCCAACCGCATCACCAACACCGGCAAGGATGCGCCCGTGCGCGAGTATTTGGAGGAGGGCAATGCGCTCTCTATCGGCACCGACTCCCTCTCCAGCTCCCCCAGCCTGGACCTGTTGGACGAGTGCGCCGCACTCTACGACCTCGCCCGCTCCCAGGGCTACGGCAAGGCCGACCTCTCCCACCGGCTCATCCATATGCTCACCCTGGGTGGGGCCGCCGCCATGGGCATGCATGTGGGAGCCAACCGCATCGGGCAGATTAACGCTGGAGCCTTGGCCGACTTGGCCTTTCTCGACATCCCAGTCAGAGCCAAGACCCCGCAGGAGCTGGAGGAGACCCTGGAGACACTCGTGCGCAACGGAGGCGGCAAAAATAGGGCCACCCTTATCGCCGGCAGTCTGGTCTACGGGCAGGAAACCCTGACCGGCAGCGCACCTGAACACCTGAGCTAG
- the ahcY gene encoding adenosylhomocysteinase, whose amino-acid sequence MSQQQTFDRQSDYHRSDRVSPLDFASWARAYSQRTNRSLAGSRIVLPDDLPSSPERDLLVSQAHDWGMSVSQAHNSDAPTTFSTYYPQSADVPDMRESTGAQAMDWAQEHMPVLRALVDQFCSEHDTSQLRIAMCLILEPKTAILARLLAQAGAQVGIYAGPETLDPRVAQQLRSEGIAVYANPNWNQAQSVSGALELLDTLGPNLIIDDGASFARLAARERPELAAQLIGVAEETTSGVRAFDAMEADQVLPFPVVAVNDSLMKTGFDNAHGTGETCATTIQELLGSGCFENCQLAVIGYGPVGRGFAQRVRTLGAQVTICDSDPRACLRAAFEGFPTRNIDQVLPTSDMVISATGVYHTVSLEQMRAMRPSAVLAVIGGIANELALDDLPSGSFDHSQPVSDLQVPDGPRLKLLSSGDGVNYTAGGGNPIEIMDLSFAVQTSALAWLLDHRGQLKTAVYRLPEQVDRQIAEVALQARGYETSPFEPQTDHSWQVTRFDQPNGAASSSL is encoded by the coding sequence ATGAGCCAACAGCAAACATTTGACCGCCAATCTGATTACCATCGCTCGGACCGAGTTTCCCCTCTCGACTTCGCTTCCTGGGCACGCGCATATTCTCAGCGCACCAACCGCTCCCTGGCTGGTTCTCGCATAGTTCTGCCCGATGACCTGCCCAGCAGCCCTGAACGTGACCTGCTCGTCAGCCAGGCCCACGATTGGGGTATGAGCGTCAGCCAGGCCCACAATTCAGACGCACCCACCACGTTCAGCACGTATTATCCGCAGTCTGCGGACGTGCCCGATATGCGCGAGTCCACCGGCGCTCAGGCCATGGACTGGGCCCAAGAGCATATGCCTGTCCTGCGAGCGCTGGTTGACCAGTTCTGCAGCGAGCACGATACCAGCCAGCTGCGGATTGCCATGTGTCTGATTTTGGAGCCGAAAACCGCCATTTTGGCCCGTCTCCTGGCCCAGGCGGGTGCCCAGGTAGGCATTTACGCCGGGCCGGAGACCCTGGACCCGCGCGTGGCCCAGCAGCTCCGGTCTGAGGGCATCGCCGTGTATGCGAACCCCAACTGGAACCAGGCGCAATCCGTATCCGGAGCCTTGGAATTACTGGACACGCTCGGGCCCAACCTCATTATTGACGACGGCGCTTCCTTCGCCCGCCTGGCTGCCCGCGAGCGCCCAGAGCTCGCCGCCCAGCTCATTGGCGTGGCTGAGGAGACCACTTCCGGCGTGCGCGCTTTCGACGCCATGGAGGCCGACCAGGTCCTGCCCTTCCCTGTGGTGGCGGTCAACGACAGCCTGATGAAAACGGGTTTTGACAACGCCCACGGCACCGGCGAAACCTGCGCCACCACCATTCAAGAACTCCTGGGCTCCGGCTGCTTTGAGAATTGCCAACTGGCCGTGATTGGCTACGGCCCGGTCGGGCGCGGCTTTGCCCAGCGGGTGCGGACCCTGGGCGCTCAGGTCACGATTTGCGACAGTGACCCCCGTGCCTGCCTGCGTGCCGCCTTCGAGGGCTTCCCCACGCGCAACATCGACCAGGTGCTGCCCACCAGCGACATGGTCATCTCAGCCACGGGCGTTTACCACACCGTGAGCCTGGAGCAGATGCGCGCTATGCGGCCCTCAGCTGTCCTGGCCGTTATCGGCGGCATTGCCAACGAACTCGCCTTGGACGACCTGCCCAGCGGCTCCTTTGACCACAGCCAGCCGGTCAGTGACTTGCAGGTGCCTGACGGCCCAAGGCTTAAACTCCTCTCGTCAGGTGATGGCGTCAATTACACCGCTGGCGGCGGCAACCCTATTGAGATTATGGATTTGAGCTTTGCCGTGCAGACCTCGGCCCTGGCCTGGCTGCTCGATCACCGCGGACAGTTGAAGACCGCTGTCTACCGCCTGCCCGAGCAGGTTGACCGGCAGATTGCTGAGGTGGCCCTCCAGGCTCGCGGCTACGAGACCAGCCCCTTTGAGCCTCAGACCGACCACAGCTGGCAGGTTACGCGCTTTGACCAGCCCAACGGGGCCGCGTCGTCCAGCCTTTGA
- the radA gene encoding DNA repair protein RadA: MAKSTSQYVCTECGWTGAKWFGRCPECGQWGTIEEFHEARPSKRGTGGGTGSGGRRTQASVVSAQAQAQPISQVSTSDMDRLSTGFEEFDRVLGGGIVPGSVILVAGEPGIGKSTLLLETAGNVSRSASGSVLYISGEESQAQVRMRASRVGAIDDALLLAATTDLGTVLGLIEQTKPALAIVDSAQTITSQDVDGISGGSTQVREVASALIDLAKTYDIPIMLVGHVTKDGAIAGPRTLEHLVDVVCQFEGDSQTALRMLHAAKNRFGPTDEVGCFDMSGQGIEEVTDPSGLFLSTSEAPVEGTCVTFTLDGHRSLPIEVQALVTNSVLPTPRRNTNGIDANRLAMLAAVLYRHGRVNLLTKDLYVSTIAGGLAKEPGCDLAIVAALASASSSKPIAKTTCAIGEISLTGQVRPVPQLAHRINEAARLGFTRAIVPTRRTGRRPEPVPGLEVVEVSTLADALGALYLR; encoded by the coding sequence ATGGCGAAAAGCACAAGTCAGTATGTCTGCACCGAGTGCGGTTGGACCGGGGCTAAGTGGTTCGGCCGCTGCCCCGAGTGCGGCCAGTGGGGCACAATTGAGGAATTCCATGAGGCCAGGCCCTCCAAGCGAGGCACAGGCGGCGGCACGGGTTCTGGCGGTAGACGAACCCAGGCCTCAGTTGTCTCCGCCCAGGCCCAAGCTCAGCCCATTTCGCAAGTGTCCACTAGCGACATGGACCGACTGAGCACTGGTTTCGAGGAGTTCGACCGGGTCTTAGGCGGCGGCATTGTGCCCGGCTCAGTCATTCTCGTGGCTGGCGAACCGGGCATCGGCAAGTCCACCCTCCTACTGGAGACGGCGGGCAACGTTTCGCGCTCAGCCTCTGGCAGCGTCTTGTATATTTCCGGCGAGGAATCCCAGGCGCAAGTGCGAATGCGGGCCTCCCGGGTTGGTGCAATTGATGACGCTCTGCTGCTGGCAGCTACCACCGACCTGGGCACAGTGCTGGGCCTGATTGAGCAGACCAAGCCGGCGCTGGCCATCGTCGATTCGGCGCAAACCATCACTTCCCAGGACGTAGACGGCATCTCCGGCGGCTCCACCCAGGTGCGAGAAGTGGCTTCGGCACTGATTGACCTGGCTAAAACCTACGACATCCCCATCATGCTGGTGGGCCATGTGACCAAGGACGGCGCGATTGCTGGCCCGCGCACCCTGGAGCACTTGGTGGACGTGGTCTGCCAGTTCGAGGGCGACTCCCAAACCGCCCTGCGCATGTTGCACGCAGCCAAGAACCGCTTCGGCCCTACCGACGAGGTGGGCTGCTTCGACATGAGCGGCCAGGGCATTGAGGAAGTCACCGACCCCTCCGGCCTCTTCCTGTCCACCTCCGAAGCGCCCGTGGAGGGCACCTGTGTCACCTTCACCCTCGACGGCCACCGCAGCCTCCCCATCGAAGTGCAAGCCCTGGTCACCAACTCCGTCTTGCCCACCCCCCGGCGCAACACCAACGGCATTGACGCCAACCGCCTGGCCATGCTGGCGGCCGTCCTCTACCGGCACGGGCGGGTCAACCTCCTGACCAAAGACCTCTATGTCTCCACGATTGCTGGCGGTCTGGCCAAGGAGCCGGGCTGCGACCTGGCTATCGTGGCGGCGCTCGCCTCGGCCTCCTCCTCCAAGCCCATCGCCAAGACTACCTGCGCTATCGGTGAGATTTCACTCACCGGCCAGGTGCGTCCGGTCCCTCAGCTGGCCCACCGAATCAACGAAGCGGCCCGCCTGGGCTTCACGCGCGCCATTGTGCCCACCCGCCGCACGGGCAGGCGGCCGGAGCCGGTCCCTGGCTTGGAAGTGGTGGAAGTCTCCACCCTGGCCGACGCTCTGGGAGCCCTCTACCTGCGCTAA
- the rpi gene encoding ribose-5-phosphate isomerase A, with protein sequence MDKTQQDALKKAAGIEAAKLIENGMIAGLGTGSTVRFLVDELGRRVQEEGLTFTGVTTSRRTQEQAEGYGIKIVDIDDVDHIDVTIDGADEVDQNFNSIKGGGAALLWEKIVATNSNKIVWIVDESKVVDTIGKFPLPVEVIPFGAGHVIKRFEDRGYQPTLRMAEDGKPVRTDENNYVVDLHLELIDHPQDLAEDLINTVGVVEHGLFLNMVDTVIVGDPHGPRVMTNSNK encoded by the coding sequence ATGGATAAGACACAGCAAGATGCATTGAAAAAGGCGGCAGGCATCGAGGCCGCAAAGCTCATCGAAAATGGCATGATTGCAGGGTTGGGCACCGGCTCTACCGTGCGCTTCCTGGTGGACGAACTGGGCCGTAGAGTCCAGGAAGAGGGCCTGACCTTCACCGGTGTCACCACCTCCCGGCGCACCCAGGAACAAGCCGAGGGCTACGGCATCAAGATTGTGGACATTGACGACGTGGACCACATCGATGTGACTATTGACGGCGCTGACGAAGTAGACCAGAACTTCAACAGCATTAAAGGCGGCGGCGCGGCCCTTCTTTGGGAGAAGATCGTGGCCACCAACTCCAACAAGATTGTTTGGATTGTGGACGAGTCCAAGGTCGTTGACACCATTGGCAAGTTCCCCCTGCCCGTCGAGGTCATCCCCTTCGGTGCAGGCCACGTTATCAAGCGCTTTGAGGACCGCGGATACCAGCCTACCCTGCGCATGGCCGAGGACGGCAAGCCCGTGCGCACCGACGAGAACAACTACGTGGTGGACCTCCACCTGGAGCTCATTGACCACCCGCAGGACTTGGCCGAAGACCTGATCAACACGGTCGGCGTGGTGGAGCACGGCCTCTTCCTGAACATGGTTGACACGGTCATCGTAGGCGACCCCCACGGCCCCCGCGTCATGACCAACTCCAACAAGTAG
- the pgm gene encoding phosphoglucomutase, alpha-D-glucose phosphate-specific, whose protein sequence is MVANNAGMPATQDDLINVDEVVGQYYDLVPDPSNAAQRVSFGTSGHRGSSLKTSFNEAHIVAISQAIAEQRAKEGVTGPLYLGRDTHALSLPAWKSAIEVLVAAGVRVRIDSRDDYTPTPTISQAILTHNRANDGTQRFSGDDLADGIVVTPSHNPPTDGGFKYDPPTGGPAPEATTKAIADRANELLGSYQQIRRIPFEQAIKSDLVERFDYREHYVNDLDLVIDFEAIRSSGVRLGIDPLGGASVNYWPLINEKYGLNIGVINPEVDPTWRFMTIDHDGKIRMDPSSPYAMKGLVDRLDNGAWDSYDLVGGTDPDADRHGIVCPGWGVMNPNHYIAVCVQYLFSGNRPDWPAGAGIGKTLVSSSLIDRVAASIGAKLVEVPVGFKWFVDPLFKGQVAFGGEESSGMSFLRLDGHVWTTDKDGLIPDLLAAEITAKTGKNPAQLHQEQVERFGESWYQRVDTPTSLEEKAKFASLSPADVEETQLAGETITAKLTEAPGNGAKIGGIKVTTKNNWFAARPSGTENIYKVYAESFVSPDALQQVLTDANQVVSKALSK, encoded by the coding sequence ATGGTTGCAAACAATGCGGGAATGCCCGCCACTCAAGATGATTTAATCAACGTCGACGAGGTCGTCGGCCAATACTACGACCTAGTCCCTGACCCTTCCAACGCCGCCCAGCGCGTCTCCTTCGGCACCTCAGGCCACCGGGGTTCCTCCCTCAAAACCTCCTTTAACGAGGCTCATATCGTAGCCATTTCCCAGGCCATTGCCGAGCAGAGGGCCAAGGAAGGTGTGACCGGTCCCCTCTACTTGGGCCGCGATACGCACGCCCTCTCCCTACCAGCTTGGAAGTCTGCCATTGAAGTGCTCGTGGCCGCTGGTGTGCGGGTGCGCATCGATTCGCGCGACGACTACACCCCTACTCCCACCATCTCGCAAGCCATCCTGACCCACAACCGGGCCAACGACGGCACCCAGCGCTTCTCGGGCGACGACCTGGCCGACGGCATCGTCGTCACCCCCTCCCACAACCCACCCACCGACGGCGGTTTCAAGTACGATCCGCCCACAGGCGGCCCGGCCCCCGAGGCGACCACCAAGGCCATTGCTGACCGCGCCAACGAGCTCCTGGGCTCTTACCAGCAGATTCGGCGCATCCCCTTCGAGCAGGCCATCAAGTCCGACCTGGTGGAGCGCTTCGACTACCGGGAGCACTATGTTAACGACCTGGACCTGGTCATCGACTTCGAAGCCATCCGCTCCTCCGGTGTGCGCCTGGGCATCGATCCTCTGGGCGGCGCGTCGGTCAACTACTGGCCGCTCATCAACGAAAAGTACGGGCTCAACATTGGGGTCATCAACCCCGAAGTGGACCCCACCTGGCGCTTCATGACCATTGACCACGACGGCAAGATTCGCATGGATCCCTCTTCGCCTTACGCCATGAAGGGCCTGGTAGACCGGCTGGACAACGGCGCCTGGGACTCCTACGACTTGGTCGGCGGCACCGACCCCGACGCTGACCGCCACGGCATCGTCTGCCCAGGCTGGGGCGTTATGAACCCCAACCACTACATCGCCGTGTGCGTCCAGTACCTCTTCTCGGGCAACCGCCCCGACTGGCCGGCAGGCGCTGGCATCGGTAAGACTTTGGTCTCCTCTTCCCTGATTGACCGTGTGGCCGCCTCCATCGGCGCCAAGCTGGTAGAAGTGCCCGTCGGCTTCAAATGGTTCGTAGACCCGCTCTTCAAGGGTCAGGTCGCTTTCGGTGGCGAAGAGAGCTCCGGCATGAGCTTCCTGCGCTTGGACGGCCACGTCTGGACCACCGACAAGGACGGACTCATCCCCGACCTCCTGGCCGCAGAAATCACCGCCAAGACCGGCAAGAACCCGGCCCAACTCCACCAGGAGCAGGTCGAGCGCTTCGGCGAAAGCTGGTACCAGCGGGTCGACACACCCACCAGCTTGGAGGAAAAAGCCAAGTTTGCCAGCCTGAGCCCGGCAGACGTGGAGGAGACCCAGCTGGCCGGTGAAACCATCACCGCTAAGCTGACCGAGGCCCCCGGCAACGGCGCAAAGATCGGCGGTATCAAGGTGACAACCAAGAACAACTGGTTTGCCGCCCGTCCCTCCGGCACCGAGAACATCTACAAGGTCTACGCCGAGTCCTTCGTCTCCCCCGATGCCCTCCAGCAGGTGCTCACCGACGCCAACCAGGTAGTGAGCAAGGCTCTCTCCAAGTAG
- a CDS encoding diacylglycerol kinase → MPVSAIIVLAVVVCVIIALAVLALWLRARSRRRFAALLQARHDDQVSYAFIVNPSKPQAEQTRARIKEFCQGKRLTDVRFYDTQLDKDGKACALEALAQGADIIVAVGGDGTVRTVASAVAGTGHVLGIIPIGTGNLFARNLGIPVGDLDAALAVATSRGSRKVDVGRMRILDGPDTATRHAFLIIAGIGFDALMIDDTDPNLKKSISWLAYFISGAKHLFADKYQGDITIRQPDGRAQTNTNVEFRTFMAGNCGEIPGFSLMPDASFDDGILDFEIIDTTGGLIGWANLFGDVMHQTITRKSSQSPLSTNSSIVQMQGASAQINLREPALAQVDGDILGETQSIELTVDHQSLSVRVPVE, encoded by the coding sequence ATGCCCGTATCAGCCATCATTGTCCTCGCTGTGGTGGTGTGTGTCATCATCGCCCTGGCGGTGCTGGCCCTGTGGCTCAGAGCCCGCTCCCGACGCCGGTTTGCGGCACTGCTCCAGGCCCGCCACGACGATCAGGTCTCTTACGCTTTCATCGTTAACCCCTCCAAGCCCCAAGCCGAGCAGACACGCGCGCGTATCAAGGAATTCTGCCAGGGCAAAAGGCTGACTGACGTTCGCTTTTACGACACCCAGCTAGACAAAGACGGCAAGGCTTGCGCTCTGGAGGCGCTCGCCCAGGGTGCCGACATCATCGTGGCTGTGGGCGGCGACGGCACAGTGCGCACGGTCGCGAGCGCGGTGGCAGGAACCGGCCACGTACTAGGCATTATTCCCATCGGCACCGGCAACCTTTTCGCCCGCAACCTAGGCATTCCCGTGGGCGATTTGGACGCAGCGCTGGCAGTGGCTACTTCGCGCGGCTCTCGGAAGGTCGACGTGGGGCGAATGCGTATCCTCGACGGCCCCGACACCGCCACCCGCCACGCCTTCCTTATTATTGCCGGCATCGGCTTTGACGCTCTGATGATTGACGACACCGATCCCAACCTAAAAAAGAGCATCTCCTGGCTGGCTTACTTCATCTCCGGCGCCAAGCATCTCTTCGCCGACAAGTACCAGGGCGACATTACTATCCGGCAGCCAGACGGGCGCGCACAGACGAACACCAACGTAGAGTTTCGCACCTTTATGGCCGGCAATTGCGGTGAAATTCCGGGCTTTTCCCTGATGCCAGACGCCTCCTTTGACGACGGTATTCTCGACTTCGAGATTATCGACACCACTGGCGGCTTAATCGGCTGGGCCAATCTTTTTGGCGACGTGATGCACCAGACCATCACCCGCAAGTCTTCGCAGAGCCCCTTGTCAACCAACTCCTCGATTGTGCAGATGCAGGGAGCGAGCGCACAGATTAATCTGCGCGAACCCGCTCTGGCGCAAGTGGACGGCGACATTTTGGGTGAGACCCAGAGTATTGAGCTCACCGTAGACCATCAATCCCTGAGCGTGCGGGTGCCAGTAGAGTGA
- the sdhB gene encoding L-serine dehydratase, iron-sulfur-dependent subunit beta: protein MAGEYRSVFDIIGPVMVGPSSSHTAGAVAIGRAARHLIGGLPDEAIIDYYESFAKTHKGHGTDYAIVSGLLGFAPDDGRVPNAVSIARDQGVHIEFRECPGPSPIDHPNTAVLNMRRGQRQMSIFGCSIGGGTVEIRRIQMNGYDLKPGGMLPLLLVEEPSGRPDSGQDDPVAQLAGAGDNLRRSSSYQSADGGSIMHVYDLDKPLSELVLQKIRRAAPQMIYIN from the coding sequence ATGGCAGGGGAGTACAGGAGTGTCTTTGACATCATAGGCCCCGTTATGGTCGGCCCTTCCAGCTCGCACACCGCTGGTGCCGTAGCGATTGGACGGGCTGCTCGCCACCTGATTGGCGGTCTGCCGGACGAAGCGATTATTGACTACTATGAGTCGTTTGCCAAGACCCACAAGGGCCACGGCACTGACTACGCCATTGTGAGTGGCTTGCTCGGTTTTGCCCCAGACGACGGGCGCGTGCCCAATGCGGTGAGTATTGCCCGCGACCAGGGTGTGCATATCGAGTTCCGCGAGTGCCCTGGTCCCAGTCCGATTGACCACCCCAATACGGCTGTGCTCAACATGCGGCGCGGGCAGCGGCAGATGAGTATTTTTGGCTGCTCGATTGGCGGCGGAACAGTGGAAATACGGCGTATTCAGATGAATGGATACGATTTGAAGCCCGGCGGTATGCTCCCGCTCTTGCTGGTGGAGGAGCCCAGCGGGCGGCCCGATTCCGGTCAAGATGATCCGGTTGCGCAGCTGGCCGGGGCTGGAGACAACCTGCGTCGGTCAAGCTCCTACCAGAGCGCTGACGGCGGGTCAATCATGCACGTATACGACTTAGATAAGCCCCTGTCCGAGCTGGTTTTGCAGAAAATTCGGCGGGCCGCACCACAGATGATTTACATCAACTAG
- the sdhA-1 gene encoding L-serine dehydratase, iron-sulfur-dependent subunit alpha, which translates to MFTSVKELVGMAQSQGLPISEVMIRQEMDRYQESREQVWQRMSENLDAMDRAVEKGSRGKGVFSPTGLTGGEAALLRDYRKDHVSLSGDTMLEAVQAAMATNEVNASMGVICATPTAGSSGTLPGVLAALKRRIDLSRDGQIRFLFTAGAFGLVTANNAMIAGATGGCQAEVGSASAMGAAAAVEAAGGDPATCAEAFAIAMSNLLGLVCDPVAGLVELPCVKRNAIGAGNALIAADIALSGGSNKIPADEVIEAMRKVGRQLPASLRETGEGGLAGTPTGQRFRKTIFGR; encoded by the coding sequence ATGTTTACCTCAGTCAAGGAGCTGGTGGGCATGGCCCAATCCCAGGGGCTGCCCATTAGTGAGGTGATGATCCGTCAGGAGATGGACCGCTACCAGGAGAGCCGGGAGCAGGTCTGGCAGCGGATGAGCGAGAATTTGGATGCCATGGACCGGGCGGTTGAGAAGGGGTCGCGCGGCAAGGGCGTTTTCTCTCCAACGGGGCTGACCGGCGGCGAGGCTGCGCTTCTGCGCGACTACCGGAAGGACCATGTGAGTCTGTCAGGCGACACCATGCTCGAGGCCGTGCAGGCGGCCATGGCTACCAATGAGGTCAACGCTTCGATGGGGGTGATTTGCGCTACTCCCACGGCTGGCTCCTCGGGCACTCTGCCGGGCGTTTTGGCAGCCCTCAAGCGACGGATTGACCTGAGCCGGGATGGGCAGATTCGCTTCCTCTTCACGGCCGGGGCTTTCGGCTTGGTCACGGCCAACAACGCCATGATTGCCGGGGCCACTGGGGGCTGCCAGGCGGAGGTGGGCTCGGCCTCGGCCATGGGTGCTGCGGCGGCTGTGGAGGCGGCTGGCGGTGACCCTGCCACCTGTGCAGAGGCCTTCGCCATCGCTATGAGCAACCTCCTGGGCCTGGTCTGTGACCCTGTGGCCGGGCTGGTGGAGCTGCCTTGCGTCAAGCGCAACGCCATCGGTGCTGGCAACGCGCTGATTGCGGCAGATATTGCCTTGTCTGGCGGGAGCAACAAGATTCCGGCCGATGAAGTGATTGAGGCCATGCGGAAGGTGGGGCGGCAGCTGCCAGCCTCCCTGCGCGAGACCGGAGAAGGCGGCTTAGCAGGCACGCCGACCGGTCAGCGCTTCCGTAAGACCATTTTTGGCCGATAA